GCGCCGCTCCCGTCGTCGGAGCAGGGTCGCCGCGCCCCCCTGTCCGAACGGCTGCGGCCCACCCGCGGCGAGCTGCGTACGGCGGCGATCCTGGTGCTCGTGCTGGCGGTGGTCGGGTTGCTCGCCGGGGTGATCTGGAGCGTGCTGGCGCCGCGGCTGGGGTTCAGCGTGGTGCGCGGATCCGGTGGTCCGGTCGGAATCCAGACCGACCCCGAATCCGAGGCGCTGATCGCGGCGGACGGCTGGTTCGCGATCATCGGCGCGGTCGTCGGCGTGCTCTCCGGGCTGGCGGTGTGGAGCCGGCGGCTCTCCCGCGGGCCGGTTCTCGTGGTCGCCCTGGCGCTCGCCTCGCTGGTCGGTGCGGTCGTCGCGTGGCGGTTCGGGCTGTGGCTGGGCCGGCACCCCACCGCGGGTCAGGTGCACGCGGCGCTGGGCCACGTCGGCGCCACGCTGCATGCCCGGCTGACCCTGCGGGCGAAGGGAGCGCTGTTCTTCCAGCCGTTCTTCGCCGTACTCACCGTCGTCGTGGCCACCGGATTCTCCCGGCACGACGACCTCCGACGGCCGGAGCGCAGGTCACCGCAGGTCAGTTCGTCCCGGCCTGCAGCGTGATCTCGGCCAGCGACGTCGGCACGACCCGCAGCTCGCGGACCAGCGCGGTCTCGCGGCGTAGCAGCCGCAGCTCATGGCGGATCCGTTCGCGCGTGCTGTCGCGCTCGAGCAGGGCCTGCCGGTCGTCGAGCGTGAGCAACGCGGCGGAGGCCACCAGGTAGGACAGGACGGTCGGGTCCTCGGGGAGCTCGAACGCCGCGACCTCGGCGCCCCCGGTGCCGGCCACCGCGGCGACGTACTCCTCGAAGAGCGTCCCGGCGCGGCGGGCCAGCAGCGTGGTCTCCGGCCCGGGATCGGGCTCGTCGGGCAACCACTCCACCGACCCGACCAGGTAGGGCTCGCTGGTGGCGTCGACCTCGAGCAGCCGGAACCGGCGGCCGCCGGCCGAGACCACCTCGTAGGTCCCGTCCTCCTTGTTCTCGACCCGGCGCATGAGGGCCGTGCAGCCGATCGGGTGAAGGGAGCGTGCGGCATCCGGC
The genomic region above belongs to Mycobacteriales bacterium and contains:
- a CDS encoding DUF2567 domain-containing protein, translated to MADTSRPGSDPGGSAATRPELPGMAPLPSSEQGRRAPLSERLRPTRGELRTAAILVLVLAVVGLLAGVIWSVLAPRLGFSVVRGSGGPVGIQTDPESEALIAADGWFAIIGAVVGVLSGLAVWSRRLSRGPVLVVALALASLVGAVVAWRFGLWLGRHPTAGQVHAALGHVGATLHARLTLRAKGALFFQPFFAVLTVVVATGFSRHDDLRRPERRSPQVSSSRPAA
- a CDS encoding LON peptidase substrate-binding domain-containing protein encodes the protein MPESLPLFPLQSVLFPGVLLPLHVFEERYRLLVQQLLHEPDESAREFGVIAIRQGWEVGPDAARSLHPIGCTALMRRVENKEDGTYEVVSAGGRRFRLLEVDATSEPYLVGSVEWLPDEPDPGPETTLLARRAGTLFEEYVAAVAGTGGAEVAAFELPEDPTVLSYLVASAALLTLDDRQALLERDSTRERIRHELRLLRRETALVRELRVVPTSLAEITLQAGTN